The following DNA comes from Cololabis saira isolate AMF1-May2022 chromosome 7, fColSai1.1, whole genome shotgun sequence.
GAGCCGGTGCCTGCATGAGTACGTGCATGAGTACGTGCAtgagtgtgtgcatgtggaGCACtgatacagtatttttttttgtcttgctgCTGTTACAATGATGAATTTCTATAATAAAggaaaatctaatctaatctaatctaaaatgAGATCCGTCTCTCTGAACTAATCTCCACATGTTGAACTCTGCAGATCACATCGAGTCTTACAGTCGGTGTGGCAGGCGAGCTCCCGGTGTTGGCCTGGCTCCGTCACAGAAGGAGGCTTGCCCGCCTCCAGGGGATGGCTGCGCCGCTTCTTACTGCTGAAGTTGATAACTGTGCTGCTGCTTCCCCACGGAGCCGCCCCCCCTCTGCTAGTGGGCTGCAcgttcagcctgtgggccctgctgctgctgcgctccCCTCACATCTCCACCAAGCCCTCCACGGTGCTGCTGGCCCAGCTGGCTCTGGCAGACAGTCTGGTGCTGCTGCGCTGGCTGCTCCAGCTGGGGATGGCTCTGGACCAGTTGATGAAGAGAAGGATGGGCCGTGAAGCTGACAGCAGCCACGCGAGGAGGGAGGGGTCCGTTTGGTGCCGGGACACTGCCAGCATACTCTGTCAGC
Coding sequences within:
- the LOC133447645 gene encoding uncharacterized protein LOC133447645, which produces MNFNLNCLFVHRSHRVLQSVWQASSRCWPGSVTEGGLPASRGWLRRFLLLKLITVLLLPHGAAPPLLVGCTFSLWALLLLRSPHISTKPSTVLLAQLALADSLVLLRWLLQLGMALDQLMKRRMGREADSSHARREGSVWCRDTASILCQQLLDAHQLISLLLLGLLGLEAMLVQRWPLQTRRIRTSHWTRLSCNLVWILVLLELVFQVYSRHLQDFRQQGPPSSLPGISVCLKRMLWMVNSWLHYTVFNSKPRRTKSSFH